One part of the Dermacentor andersoni chromosome 2, qqDerAnde1_hic_scaffold, whole genome shotgun sequence genome encodes these proteins:
- the LOC126541401 gene encoding gonadotropin-releasing hormone receptor-like, with product MTEADAFDASTEDPPPGHDAADNVTALLNNVTDAVATDEMMGPRYHKRVRIVIIVTMIILSVVGNSVVCCNLLVQQRRRRVSKARVLFLNLAIADLLVACITMMSQVVWEVMGRLWIAGDAFCRFFKFLQTFALVSSTYMLVAIAIDRYIAIATPLAPSTDPWKLAALTWLTSCMPSLPNVYVFHSVEVAPGKCFCASIFYDPDTPLYHRQIYMGFVFFTVFVVPLVLLIAFHAGILWAIWKHTAINRHMGRQTTSSLPRAKVKTLKMTAVVFGAFLVTNVPYMVQEAILAFGNPGILDANLVALFGVISASNSAINPYIFLYFQRPHGDIENGGGFWRTAACMVRDSLTCRLLTRSRAGSQMSTDPEDNCPPMRQSKMSVARTGNRAATDTPPNMKSRATC from the exons ATGACTGAAGCAGACGCTTTCGACGCGTCCACCGAGGACCCACCTCCCGGCCACGATGCAGCAGACAATGTTACTGCCCTCCTAAACAACGTCACCGACGCCGTGGCTACTGACGAAATGATGGGCCCTCGCTACCACAAGCGGGTCCGCATAGTCATCATCGTCACCATGATCATCCTGTCGGTGGTCGGCAACAGCGTCGTCTGCTGCAATCTCCTCGTGCAGCAGCGTCGCCGGCGAGTGTCCAAGGCGCGGGTGCTCTTCCTGAACCTGGCCATAGCGGACCTTCTAGTGGCCTGCATCACGATGATGTCGCAAGTGGTGTGGGAAGTGATGGGCCGACTGTGGATCGCGGGCGACGCCTTCTGCCGCTTCTTCAAGTTTCTGCAGACGTTCGCGCTCGTCTCGTCCACCTACATGCTTGTGGCCATCGCTATAGACAGGTACATCGCCATCGCCACACCGCTTGCACCTAGCACGGATCCGTGGAAGCTAGCTGCCCTGACGTGGTTGACTTCGTGCATGCCGTCACTGCCGAACGTCTACGTTTTCCACAGCGTCGAAGTAGCGCCCGGCAAGTGCTTTTGTGCGTCAATCTTCTACGACCCTGACACGCCGCTCTACCACCGCCAGATATACATGGGGTTTGTGTTCTTCACGGTGTTCGTCGTGCCACTGGTGCTCCTGATTGCGTTCCACGCTGGAATCCTGTGGGCCATTTGGAAGCACACTGCGATCAACCGGCATATGGGCCGGCAAACCACTTCCTCGCTACCTCGAGCTAAG GTGAAGACGTTGAAAATGACGGCCGTGGTGTTCGGCGCCTTCCTGGTGACCAACGTGCCGTACATGGTGCAAGAGGCCATCCTGGCCTTCGGAAACCCGGGCATCCTGGACGCCAACCTCGTAGCTCTCTTCGGCGTGATATCGGCTTCCAACAGTGCCATCAACCCGTACATCTTCCTTTATTTCCAGCGGCCACACGGAGACATTGAGAACGGCGGTGGCTTTTGGCGGACCGCGGCTTGCATGGTCCGCGACTCGCTCACATGTCGCCTGCTAACCCGGTCCCGCGCGGGCTCTCAGATGTCCACCGATCCGGAGGACAATTGCCCCCCGATGCGCCAGTCGAAGATGTCCGTGGCGAGAACCGGCAACCGCGCGGCTACAGACACTCCGCCGAACATGAAGAGCCGCGCCACGTGCTGA